The Amycolatopsis nigrescens CSC17Ta-90 genomic interval GTTAGGTTGTCGCCGTGAGCGAGCAGAACCCCAACTCCGAGAGCCCCGCCCCCGAGCAGACCGGCGCGACCGCGGTCGGGCTGGCCACGATCACGGTCGACGGCACGGTGCTGGACACCTGGTTCCCGCAACCGAAGCTGACCGGGCCTGGCACCGGCGGCACCGAGCGACTCACCGCGGAGCAGGCCGCCGAAGTGCTCGGCGACTCGGTCACCCCGCTGCTCGGCCAGGACCAGGCACGCGGGGTCGACGTCGTCGCGGTGCGCACCACGATCGGCACGCTCGCCGACGCGCCCGCCGACGCGCACGACATCTACCTGCGGCTGCACCTGCTTTCGCACCGGCTGATCCAGCCGAACAAGCAGAACCTGGACGGCATGTTCGGGCTGCTGGCCAACGTGGTCTGGACAAATCACGGGCCTTGCCCGGTGGAGGGTTTCGAGGCGACCCGGCTACGGCTGCGCGCCCGCGGCAACGTGACCGTCTACGGGGTGGACAAGTTCCCCCGGATGGTGGACTACGTGCTGCCCAGCGGGGTGCGCATCGCCGACGCGGACCGCGCCCGGCTCGGCGCGCACCTGGCCAGCGGCACCACCGTGATGCACGAGGGCTTCGTGAACTTCAACGCCGGCACGCTCGGCGCGTCCATGGTCGAGGGCCGGATCTCGGCCGGCGTGGTGGTCGGTGACGGCAGCGACGTCGGCGGCGGCGCGTCCATCATGGGCACCCTCTCCGGCGGCGGCAAGGAGGTCATCTCCATCGGCGAGCGCTGCCTGATCGGCGCGAACGGCGGCATCGGCATCTCGCTCGGCGACGACTCGGTGGTCGAGGCCGGCCTTTACGTCACCGCCGGCACCAAGGTCGTGCTGGACGGGAAGACGATCAAGGCACGGGACGTCTCCGGGATCTCCGGCGCGATGTTCCGGCGCAACTCCACCAGCGGGCAGGTCGAGGTGGTCTCCCGCAGCGGAGCGGGCATCGAGCTCAACGCCGCACTGCACGCCAACGACTGAATGCGCGCGGATCGCCATGCGAATGGCTGATCATCGAGGGTCGCGGGTCACCTAGTATCGATTCGGTGAACACTGGAGCCCCCACCATGAGGACACCAGGTGAACTGGGTCTGTCCGAAGAGCCCGCGTCCGCCAAGCCGAAGGACCCGCCGGTCAGCCACCTGCGGGCGAAGCTGGACGCGCAGGTGCGTGCGTTGCTGGCGTACGAGCCCGGCACCCGTTCCGGCGCCGACCCCGAGGATCTGCACCAGATGCGGGTCGCGGTGCGGCGGATGCGCAGCGTGCTCAAACTCTCCGGCGACCTGCTCGGCGGCACCGCCGAGGGAGTGCGCGCGGACCTGAAATGGCTCGGCGCGGCGCTGGGCGAGGTGCGCGACTACGACGTGCTGATCGGGCACCTGCGCGAGACGGTGGCCACCTTCGAAGCTGTGGACCAGCCGGCCGCGAGCCGGCTGGTCCAGCTGTTCGTCGCCGAGCGGGCGACCGCGAAACGCCGGCTGAACAGGGTGCTCGGCAGCGCGCGGTACGCGACCCTGCTGCAGTCCGCCGCCCAGCTGGCGCGGACGCCGGAGCACGAGCCCGCGGTCTCCGACACAGGCGACCCGGCGGCCGCCCCCGCGCCAGCGGGAGCGGGCGATCTGGTGACCGGCCTGCGCAAGCCGTACCGGAAGCTCCGCAAGGCGGCCGCCGCGCTGCCCGCCAACCCGCCGGACGACGACCTGCACGCACTGCGGATCCATGGCAAACGTTTGCGCTACGCCACCGAACTGGCCGGCTCTGCCGCGAAGAAGAAGCAGTCTGAGCAGCTCAAAGCGCTGATCAGGGCCACGAAGGAGCTGCAGACCGTGCTCGGCGACCACCAGGACGCGGTGGTCGCCGCGGACCGGATGCGGGGCCTGCTCGAAGGCCAGGACCCGGCCGTCGCCTTCATCGCCGGCCGGATCGCGGAACGCGAGCTGACCCGCCGCACGCACGCCCGCGCCGTCTGGCCGGACACCCTGGACGCCGTGCACTCCGCCGCCGCCCCCTTCCTGTGATCCTTCTCCACAGCCCCAACTCCTGCCCCACCAGCCCCAAACCGGACAGGCCCAACGTGACGTTTGGCCAATAGAACGAGCCAAACGTCACGTTGGGCTCGCGCGCTTGGGGGCGGAGCGATTTGGGTGGCGGCGTGATCAGGAGCGGGAGCCGACGTAGGAGTCGGGGCGGATGTGGAAAACGGCGGAGCCGGTGACGCCGTATGCCTCGAAGGCGTGGCCGTCGACGTCCAGATAAGCGCCCACAGTGTCCACAGTGGACGAACTACCGGGGCGCAGCACGGTGTGCACGTGCTCCCCGGTCAGCCCGGACCGGCCGCCGAAATCGAGCACCGCGCCGTGCGGGCCGCGGAACAGGTCGAACAGGCGGAGGTCGCCGCCGCGAGGGTCCTTGAGCGGCGCGTCCGGGGCGCGATCGCCGGCGGCGAGCACAGGTGACGTCTCCCCTTCGGCGCGGTAGCCGACGTCCAGCTGCCGGGTGTTCTCGCCGCGCTCGTGCGCGTCCGGGTCGCCCTCGGTGTACTTGCGCAGCAGCTCCGAGCTGATCCCGAGCACCCGCTCGGCCACCGCCCGCCGCTCGCGCTGGTAGCTGTCCAGCAGCTCCGGCGAGCCGTCCGCCAGCTTCCAGCCCAGGTTGTAGGCGTCCTGCACCCCGGTGTTCAGGCCCTGGCCGCCGGTCGGCGGGTGCACATGCGCCGCGTCACCGGCCAGGAACACCCGGCCGTCCCGGAACCGCTCGGCCAGCCGGACGTTCGGCCGCCACACGGTCGACCAGGTCAGCTCGGTCAGCGGCACCGCTGCCGGACCGGCCAGCCGGTCGAACAGCTCCTGCAAGGTGGCCAGCGACGGCTCGCGGTCGGCCGCCAGCGGCGCGCCGAACTGGAAGGACCGGCCACCGGACAGCGGGGTCATCGCGATCCCGGCCATCGGGTCGTCCGCGGCGGCGAACCAGTGGCCCACCGAGTGGTCGAGCCGGTCCGCCCGCACGTCGCCGAGCAGCATCCGGATCGACTCGTCGGTGCTGCCTTCGAAGGCGATGCCGAGCGACTTGCGCACGAGGCTGCGACCGCCGTCCGCGCCGACCAGGTACTGGGAGCGCACGGTCTCGGCGCCGTTCAGGGTCGCGGTCACCCCGTCGGCGTCCTGGTCGAACCCGGTCAGCTCGGTACCCAGCTCGACGGTGACGCCGAAGCAGGCCAGCCGGTCGCGCAGGATCGCCTCGGTCCTGGACTGGCCGAGCATCCACGGGCTCGGGTACGGCCGCGACGGGGAAGGCTCGGCGACCGGGCTCATCCGCCGCTCGCCGACCACTTCCCCGCCGACGTGAACCCGCATCGGCACCGGCGCCATCCCGGCCGCCAGCACCTCGTCGACCACGCCGAGATCGTCGAAAACCTCCAGCGTGCGCGGTTGCAGCCCGTCCCCGCGCGACCCGGCGAAGTACGTGTCGGCGCGCTCCACGATCCGCACCCCGATTCCCCGCCTGGCCAGGTCGATCGCCAGGGTCAGCCCGGTCGGTCCCGCTCCCGCGATCAGCACGTCGATGTCCATCGTCTCCCCTTGGGTGAATTTTGATTCAGTGAATTTAAGTTCATCATGCGCGCTGCTAGCGTGCCCGTCAAGGAGGCGGGGATGGGGCGCAAGGAACAGGCCGCGGAGACGGAGGTGGCCCTCAAGGAGGCCGCCAAACGGCTGTTCGCCGAGCGGGGCTACCTGAACACCAAGATCACCGACATCACCACGTCGGCTGGCCGCGCGGCCGGGTCGTTCTACAACCACTTCGCGGGCAAGGAAGAGCTGCTCGAGGCGCTGCTGGCCGATCTGTCCGCCGCCGCGGACGAGACGGTCTCCGCCACGGACACCGAGCACAACCCCGACTTCACCGACCCGGCCGCGGTCCGCTGGCACATCCGCGGCTACTGGCTGTTCTACCGGGAGAACGCGGCGGTCATGCTCGCGCTGCGGCAGGCCGCGATGGTGAACGAGGAGTTCGGCCGCAAACTGGTCCGCTTCGGCGCCACCGAACAAGCCGACGTCGCCGGCCACCTCGACTACATCTCCAGGGCCGGGCTACGCCTGCCCGGCGAGCCGGGCGCGGCGCTCACCATGATGTACGGGGTGGTGGAGCAGTTCATGCAGCAGCGGATGCTCGGCGGCAACCCGGCCCTGACCGAGCTGTCCGACGAAGCGGCGATCGAAACGCTGACCCGGTTCGTCTACCGCGGGCTGACCGGCCGGGACTACTGAGCCAGCCGGTCGGCCGCCGCCTGCACGCGCTCGTCGGTCGCGGTCAGCGCGATCCGCACGTGCTGTTTGCCCGACGGGCCGTAGAAGGTGCCCGGCGCGGCCAGGATGCCGAGGCCGGCGAGCCAGTCCACGGTGGCCCAGGCATCTTCGTCGCGGGTGGCCCACAGGTACAGCCCGGCCTCCGAATGGTCGATCCGAAAACCGCTGTCCAGCAACGCTTTCCGCAACACCGTCCGGCGCCGCGCGTAACGCTCCCGCTGGGCGGCCAGCGCCTCGTCGTCGGTCAGCGCGGCGACCATCGCCTCCTGCACCGGGCGCGGCACGATCATGCCGGCGTGCTTGCGCGCCGCGAGCAGGCCGGCCACCAGCTCCGGGTCGCCGGTCACGAAACCGGCCCGGTAGCTGGCCAGGTTCGCCGACTTGGACAGCGAGTGCACGGCCAGCAGGTTGTCCAGCCGCCCACCGTGCACCGACGGATGCAGCAGCGACAGCGGCTCGCCTTCCCAGCCCAGCGCCAGATAGCACTCGTCGGAGGCGACGATCACGTCCCGCTCACGGGCCCACTCGACCACCTTGCGCAGGTGCTCGACGCCGAGCATCCGGCCGGTCGGGTTGGACGGCGAGTTCAGCCAGATCATCGCCGGGCGCTGCGGGCCAAGCGCGGTCAGCCCGTCCGCGCGCAGCACCTGCGCGCCGGCCATCAGCACCCCGACCTCGTAGGTCGGATAGGCCAGTTCGGGAATGACCACGGTGTCGCCGGGGCCGAAGCCGAGCAACCGCGGCAGCCAGGCGACCAGTTCCTTGGAGCCGATGGTGGGCAGCACCGCCGCCGGGTCGATGCCGTCGATACCGTGCCGTCGGCGCAGCGCGTCGATCGCTGCGCTGCGCAGCGCCGGGGTGCCGTGCGTGGCCGGGTAGCCGGGAAGGTCGGAGACCGAGGCCAGCGCGTCCCGGATACCGGCAGGCACCGGGTCGACCGGGGTGCCGATCGACAGGTCGACGATTCCGTCGGGATGCGCTTTGGCCTTGGAGCCGTACTCGGCGAGGGCGTCCCAGGGGAAGTCTGGCAGGCGAACCCGGCTCATTCGCCCTGCGGCGGCAGTTCCTTGATGAACCCCGGGTCGTGGCTGGTCTTGCCCACCTTGGACGCGCCACCCGGCGAGCCGAGCTCATCGAAGAAGTCGACGTTGGCCTTGGTGTACTTCGACCACTCGTCGGGCACGTCGTCCTCGTAGTAGATGGCCTCCACCGGGCAGACCGGCTCGCAGGCACCACAGTCGACGCACTCGTCGGGGTGGATGTACAGCATCCGGTCGCCCTCGTAGATGCAATCGACGGGGCATTCGTCGATGCACGCCTTGTCGAGCACATCGACGCAGGGCTCGGCGATCACGTAGGTCACTGCGCACTCCTGCTTTTCGTCCGTTGTCCGCGCTTGCGGACATTACGCGGCCTTGGCGGGCAACGAGCGGTTAGGCAACCCTTAATGTGGGCCGCTAAGCCAGCGCGAAAACCCTCTTCCCCAGTGTTCTAACCGGAGCATACCCCCAGTATGGGAGCTACTCGCGGCCCTGATCACTGGGATTCTGACGCGGGGTCTCGGGATTTTTGGCCCGCTTCGGGGGCGGCGTGCGCTTGTCACCGGTGACCACGAAGCGTGGCCGCTGGGACTGCGGTTCGCCGTCCTCGCCCTGTTTGGCGCTGAGCGCGCGGTTGAAGTTGTCCGCGATTTCGCCGACCAGGTCCTCGTTGTGCCGGTCGTCCTTGCGTGCGATGCTCATCGGCCCTCCGTGTCCGGTCCCTCTGGGCACAATGTAGTCGTGCACTCCAGCGAGACGATCGAACGAGCCTGCGCGGACGCCTGGCCGGCACTGGTCGAGGACAAGATCGGAGACTGGCGGCTGCGCGCCGCGGACGGCTTCACCGGCCGTGCCAACAGTGCGCTGGCCGTCGGCGATCCCGGCGTCGCCGTGCCCGAGGCGCTGCGCCTGGTTTGTGAATTCGCCCACAGGAACCACATTCCGCCGGTGGTCCAGGTGCTCTCGGGCAGCGGGACCGAACGGGAGATCCAGGCCGCCGGCTGGGTGCCGAACACCGGGCACGCCGCCGGGCACCTGGTGAGCGTGCTGCTCGGCCGGCCCGGCGAGGCGGACTCACCCGGCGTCACCGTGCTCGACGAACCCACTCCCGGCTGGTGGGAGCTGACCGCGGGCACCGCGACGCCCACGGCAGCGGAACGCCACGTGCTCACCACCGGTGAGATCGGCTACGGGGTCGCCGTGGTGGACGGCGTCACCGCGGGTGTGGTGCGGGCCGCGATAGCCGCCGACCTGCTACACATCAGCAGGCTGGCGGTGCATCCGGACTTCCGGCGCCGTGGCCTGGCCACGCTGCTGATGAACGCGGCCGGCACCTGGGGCCGGTCACGCGGCGCGACGGCGTGCGTGTTGCAGGTCGCGGTGGACAACGGCTCGGCTTTGGCGCTGTACGCCGGACTGGGCTTCACCGAACATCACCGGTACCGATACTGGGTGCCCGCACCCACCGACGCGTGCGAGGATCCGACACTGTGAAGGTTGTCGTGATAGTCGGCGGAGTGGGCGGCGCCCGGTTCCTGCTCGGCGTGAAGGCCGCGCTCGGCCTGCCCCCGATCGGGGAAGCCGAAGACGGGGCGGAGCATGAAATCACCGCTTTGGTGAACACCGGGGACGACGTCTGGCTGCACGGCCTGCGGATCTGCCCCGACCTGGACACCTGCATGTACACCCTGGGCGGCGGCATCGACACCGCCCGCGGCTGGGGACATGCCGGGGAGACCTGGACGGTGAAGGAGGAGCTGGCGGCCTACGACGCCGAGCCGAGCTGGTTCGGCCTCGGCGACAAGGACATCGCCACCCACCTGATCCGGTCCAGGATGCTGCGGGCCGGGTATCCGCTCTCCGCGGTCACCGAGGCGCTCTGCGCCAGGTGGCGGCCGGGGGTCCGGCTGCTGCCGATGTCGGACGACCGGGTGGAGACGCACGTGGTGGTGGACGACCCGGATGAACAGGGGCAGCGCAAGGCGCTGCACTTCCAGGAATGGTGGGTGCGCTACCGGGCGGAGCTGCCGGCGCACTCGATCGTGCCGGTCGGCGCGGACGAGTCCTCGCCGGGGCCGGGGGTGCTGGACGCGATCGGCGAGGCGGACGCGGTGCTGTTCGCGCCGTCCAACCCGGTGGTGTCGGTTGGCACCGTGCTGTCCGTGCCGGGGGTGCGGGACGCCCTGCGCAAGACCGGTGCCGGCGTGGTCGGCATCTCCCCGATCATCGGCGGCAAACCCTTGCGCGGCATGGCCGACGCCTGCCTGACCGCGATCGGCGTGGAGACCTCCGCGGAGGCGGTCGGGCGGC includes:
- a CDS encoding CHAD domain-containing protein; amino-acid sequence: MRTPGELGLSEEPASAKPKDPPVSHLRAKLDAQVRALLAYEPGTRSGADPEDLHQMRVAVRRMRSVLKLSGDLLGGTAEGVRADLKWLGAALGEVRDYDVLIGHLRETVATFEAVDQPAASRLVQLFVAERATAKRRLNRVLGSARYATLLQSAAQLARTPEHEPAVSDTGDPAAAPAPAGAGDLVTGLRKPYRKLRKAAAALPANPPDDDLHALRIHGKRLRYATELAGSAAKKKQSEQLKALIRATKELQTVLGDHQDAVVAADRMRGLLEGQDPAVAFIAGRIAERELTRRTHARAVWPDTLDAVHSAAAPFL
- the fdxA gene encoding ferredoxin translates to MTYVIAEPCVDVLDKACIDECPVDCIYEGDRMLYIHPDECVDCGACEPVCPVEAIYYEDDVPDEWSKYTKANVDFFDELGSPGGASKVGKTSHDPGFIKELPPQGE
- a CDS encoding GNAT family N-acetyltransferase; translated protein: MHSSETIERACADAWPALVEDKIGDWRLRAADGFTGRANSALAVGDPGVAVPEALRLVCEFAHRNHIPPVVQVLSGSGTEREIQAAGWVPNTGHAAGHLVSVLLGRPGEADSPGVTVLDEPTPGWWELTAGTATPTAAERHVLTTGEIGYGVAVVDGVTAGVVRAAIAADLLHISRLAVHPDFRRRGLATLLMNAAGTWGRSRGATACVLQVAVDNGSALALYAGLGFTEHHRYRYWVPAPTDACEDPTL
- a CDS encoding FAD-dependent monooxygenase, producing MDIDVLIAGAGPTGLTLAIDLARRGIGVRIVERADTYFAGSRGDGLQPRTLEVFDDLGVVDEVLAAGMAPVPMRVHVGGEVVGERRMSPVAEPSPSRPYPSPWMLGQSRTEAILRDRLACFGVTVELGTELTGFDQDADGVTATLNGAETVRSQYLVGADGGRSLVRKSLGIAFEGSTDESIRMLLGDVRADRLDHSVGHWFAAADDPMAGIAMTPLSGGRSFQFGAPLAADREPSLATLQELFDRLAGPAAVPLTELTWSTVWRPNVRLAERFRDGRVFLAGDAAHVHPPTGGQGLNTGVQDAYNLGWKLADGSPELLDSYQRERRAVAERVLGISSELLRKYTEGDPDAHERGENTRQLDVGYRAEGETSPVLAAGDRAPDAPLKDPRGGDLRLFDLFRGPHGAVLDFGGRSGLTGEHVHTVLRPGSSSTVDTVGAYLDVDGHAFEAYGVTGSAVFHIRPDSYVGSRS
- the dapD gene encoding 2,3,4,5-tetrahydropyridine-2,6-dicarboxylate N-succinyltransferase; translated protein: MSEQNPNSESPAPEQTGATAVGLATITVDGTVLDTWFPQPKLTGPGTGGTERLTAEQAAEVLGDSVTPLLGQDQARGVDVVAVRTTIGTLADAPADAHDIYLRLHLLSHRLIQPNKQNLDGMFGLLANVVWTNHGPCPVEGFEATRLRLRARGNVTVYGVDKFPRMVDYVLPSGVRIADADRARLGAHLASGTTVMHEGFVNFNAGTLGASMVEGRISAGVVVGDGSDVGGGASIMGTLSGGGKEVISIGERCLIGANGGIGISLGDDSVVEAGLYVTAGTKVVLDGKTIKARDVSGISGAMFRRNSTSGQVEVVSRSGAGIELNAALHAND
- a CDS encoding TetR/AcrR family transcriptional regulator, whose product is MGRKEQAAETEVALKEAAKRLFAERGYLNTKITDITTSAGRAAGSFYNHFAGKEELLEALLADLSAAADETVSATDTEHNPDFTDPAAVRWHIRGYWLFYRENAAVMLALRQAAMVNEEFGRKLVRFGATEQADVAGHLDYISRAGLRLPGEPGAALTMMYGVVEQFMQQRMLGGNPALTELSDEAAIETLTRFVYRGLTGRDY
- the cofD gene encoding 2-phospho-L-lactate transferase, producing the protein MKVVVIVGGVGGARFLLGVKAALGLPPIGEAEDGAEHEITALVNTGDDVWLHGLRICPDLDTCMYTLGGGIDTARGWGHAGETWTVKEELAAYDAEPSWFGLGDKDIATHLIRSRMLRAGYPLSAVTEALCARWRPGVRLLPMSDDRVETHVVVDDPDEQGQRKALHFQEWWVRYRAELPAHSIVPVGADESSPGPGVLDAIGEADAVLFAPSNPVVSVGTVLSVPGVRDALRKTGAGVVGISPIIGGKPLRGMADACLTAIGVETSAEAVGRHYGSRQTSDEGLLDGWLVSSGESVDVPGVAVRAVPLVMSDVDATAAMARAALHLSGVDLD
- the dapC gene encoding succinyldiaminopimelate transaminase; protein product: MSRVRLPDFPWDALAEYGSKAKAHPDGIVDLSIGTPVDPVPAGIRDALASVSDLPGYPATHGTPALRSAAIDALRRRHGIDGIDPAAVLPTIGSKELVAWLPRLLGFGPGDTVVIPELAYPTYEVGVLMAGAQVLRADGLTALGPQRPAMIWLNSPSNPTGRMLGVEHLRKVVEWARERDVIVASDECYLALGWEGEPLSLLHPSVHGGRLDNLLAVHSLSKSANLASYRAGFVTGDPELVAGLLAARKHAGMIVPRPVQEAMVAALTDDEALAAQRERYARRRTVLRKALLDSGFRIDHSEAGLYLWATRDEDAWATVDWLAGLGILAAPGTFYGPSGKQHVRIALTATDERVQAAADRLAQ